Genomic window (Bombyx mori chromosome 9, ASM3026992v2):
ccgtgaagcagtaatgcgtttctgtttgaagggtggggcagccgttgtaactatactgaactcatatctcaaggtaggtggcgcatttacgttgtagatgtctatggcctccagtaaccacttaacatcaggtgggctgtgagcacgtccaaccatctaagcaataaaaaaataatgttcaggaaatgaaaatactgattattttctaaagcagtgtaaaatttaaaatattagcttttGGGATATATTTTTAGCGTTAATTAGCAGTTggaaattactggaattattaaaaaatgggtgtaggtaaggctcaaaactacatgtactatatgaaaaaaacgtatttgacaaaatatgcgacatgtacCCTTTTCGTAATTGCATAttcaactatacttgagaccttagaacttatatcttaaggtgggtggcgcatttgcgttgtagatatctatgggctccagtaactacttattaccaggagggctgtgagctcgtccacccatcttaataTTGAGCTATGACCAAATTATCAAATCTTGCCCATTCGGATGTTTTAAAACTAAGAACATAATTTCGCCCGCAGCGAATATGTTGTAATATGTGTGAACTTgtaatatgaaaatgaatttgaGCAGTTGtcaaaatctatatctatactataatattataaagaggaaagatttgtttgtttgtttgtttcgaataggctccgaaactactggaccgatttgaaaaattctttttccattagaagccgacattgtccctgatgaacataggctacttttttttattttatttttatttatttttttggtttcatgtgtgttttaatgtttccgaagcgaagcgagggcgggtcgctagtaacttAGTAAGAAGACACtggagatattaaaaaaaactttgatttgATAAATCTCTATATTTTTTACAGGAACATACATGGGTGCCAACGTAAACTGGATGGATAGTGCGgggaaagaagtttcactctGGCAGACAATGATGGAACGTCCGAACTTCTGGGTCGAGGGATCCTTACCTTTAAGGCCCCAACTAATCAATTGACTGCAACCAATGCAAACAAACTTTTCATAGACATTTTTTCCTTTAATAATTCAGTATTTAATTGACAAACATAGCCGATTCTTGATATTCGGTAAAAAGAAAATAGCAATTATTTTGGCATCCTTCCTTACTtctacaaaatttataaatactcTTTGAAACTTCTACTCTTCCAAGGTTTTTTCAAGTATAGTATTCGAATAAGTGCCAATACTATTTATTAACCTTCTTATTTAACATAAGATAAAAATAGACATAAAAACtaattcttgtatattttttCTTCTCTTAAACCATTCTGATGCTCCAGCAATACTAAAGTATAAGCAAAATGGGATGGTTTTGACTTTCTATACATTCCAACTTGTGATTATAATTCATAAATTATAGCTTTAAGtgttaataatgacaataaatgttCCACTTGAAAACTGCCTGTAAGTGGCTAGATAAGTTTtgcatttaaatttagattttaatgtaCAAATTAAGTTAACACAAGTGTTTAAGGATACTAGCTCCTCTATTGAATGTGATTTAAGtgtatatttctttattaaaattatataacactaaaataattgagATTAAAGTCGTAGATTTGAAATTAAAGAGACGTCCATAGTTTTTAAAACTACTTAAGATCTTACTTAATGTTTAAGGTACCGGCTTACACAATGTAaccaatttatataaatattatactttgtattgtgaaacgaaacgaaaataaatattttgtataacaTAATAAGACTAATGTtgtgttattaattattaccttctgttttaaacaaaattatttcgtAGCtacaaactattatttaaagATGCTCGCCAGTCGACTTATTAAACCATTTTCTATAACTTTGGCGTTTCTACTTGGCAACTAGTCCTGtgttacaaaaaatataggtacaGTGTAGACTAGACGTTTATACTCTTATGTGAAAGGAAATGCTGATTTACTAGTCCTTTAAAcaccaattaattatatttatttattgccaattattttacaaacaaaaactagttatattcttacaaaaaattgaaactttaaataccacattacaaataaaataacaatacacATATTTGGGTATGCAACAATACATACTTATATGTGGTAGGTatttattaataggtaggtaaTTTTTTGGGAACAAAATTGCCAAAtgataaaatctaaataaataagtatgtcACACACCTTGTCCATGCCTACTGTATGCGCAACTATTTGAGtacatttaaatgaatttatttgtgGTTTTGGAACACTACAGAACAATTATAGGAGATTTAATGTGATATAATCGTctgtatttttatacataaaaaacattaaaattacttgtatttaTCTGACGCCTTTAGAGggctttttttatggcttaaatgggtggatgagctcacagcccacctggtgttaagtggttactggagcccatagacatctacaacgtaaatgccgccgctcaccttgagatatgagttttaaggtctcagtacaacggctgccgtacccttcaaaccgaaaggtattactgctttacggcagaaataggcagggtggtggtacctacccgtgcggactcacaagaggtcctaccaccagtagaatttTTGTTACTTCACGTTAATAATTCTAGCTAGATTGTAACGCTCATCTCGCTACAAAATAACAATCGTCTCGGTAAACTCTCAGAACTTCATCAATAGatgaaaatttcaattaataaataggtAATTAACTGATGTATTTGTGATATAAGGACTGCGGCAGGATTCATAACGTCTATTTATGTAGATATGTGCTACATTCTCTGAGTATTAACTCGGAACTCTAAATTATCTGTCTCGTCTGTCGTAAGAGCTCTCATCAATAATGAACTTAATACGGTTATGGTGGTTTGTACGTTTCTACCGACAGCCACTGGGAGCGTTcattacacataataatatagtgctTACCCGTGTGTAGGGAACGCTGCTGTGTAGACACAAAACCCGCCAACATTCTATTTTCATTGTAGATTGTGTTAAATTACATTGATAATTCTTgttcattttctttttattcttcTTAATTCTCTTCACTGAATTATAGATATTAGGAAAATAGaaatggaaaaaatataaataataatttcgatTTAATGCACAATGCGTCAAGGAACTGCTAGctctgtaattttattttagtgtgtTAGTATCGAGGGGCATGTGTAACCGTAAGTCAACCGCCAACGAAGCTAGTATTCTAACTTTTAATGGATTCACGAAatacaggtaggtgagctcaagggttcagaacctgagagaatttgtttaTACCagtcctagcaaaagcagtcaTTCGCAGAATCTAGAATGTACCATCGGAGACGGaatctcgacccactgagatgaaccgacgaaaaactcagtacgctgtatctatgggttcgTTCGCCCGTCTAATTCTTCGtagtaatcgacgagttcgacgagggcTGTGACTGGTGTTTAAAGAGCTTAAAAGCATCGAGTGTGGATCCGGGGGATCTGACAAGCCATGTCTAGGGCGACGGCGCCTTTGCGTTGTTCTGTCGCGTGGGATGGAAATGGATTAACACCAGCTCAACTATTCATCTGAAGTaagttaatttaatgaaaattagcaAACAAATCATGTCCTTTTGGCTTTGTTCCGATTTGCACTGCGAACATTGTTCGGTGCTTATACTGGGGAAACATTCTTTCCGCTGTGGACTGACAGTATAGTTGCAGTATAGAGCTAGTATTATaagtacttattaactccatgagtAGCAGTATCCTAGGGAAATATATGACGCCATAACTGGTCATAATTTTTCTACTGTGAACACTGGTGTTTTCGACGTAAGGTGCTTATTtaagcgataagaccgccaattgtacttttttgtattgaatgtttcgcattgttcattcattttgtgtacaataaagaatatgcTTTCTCTCAGTGCTTTTATCACGTGATCACTTTTACCGTGCATTTCATCATTTCACATCATTTCAATAATtcagttataatatttttttgttgaaatgaacaCAAAGTCAAACAACGCCGATCACAGTATGCTGTACTAGGTTTCGTTTTAAACAGTAACCAATATAGGTAACTATAAAGAAAGGCTTCGCTGTATACTAAATTGACGTCACACCTTACAATGTTCgcagtattattttttatgactgAGGGATTGCTGGTGgcacggaggcctttccagtttcaccgggacaggtgggcgagcaaaggttcaggCAGCCTCGTAGTAAGTACCTATCGGAACATAGTCTATGTCACTGTCAAGTGCCAAACAAGTGTCAATCGTGTTCAAACGTCAACCGCAAAAATGCGCTTCGTTGAAATGAGTAGCAGCGGACCAAACATTAATTGATTTTCAGTTAATTATAACAGAACCCACTACGTTTGTGTAATGACTTTTTGTTTACAGTTATAAATcaagagaaatataaaaataccgaGATGTCTCGTTGTTTAACGTTTTccattttatttgtattgtttaCAACTTTTAAAACAGGTACGTAAATTTGGGCGTTGTTCATGTTTTAATTCTtctacaataattttttttattttgtttattttgtttttagtttttagtatAAACTGTTATCAATGTTCTGGTACTGATTCGAATAATCCATTCGAATGCAATGAGTTTTTAGACGGTGATGTTGACTTGGTACCCATTGATTGTGCTACAATTCATGATGCTCAATACTGCATAAAACACGTCGGAAGGTTTGAAGGTGAGATTTCAGGACAACTGACTCACTAATAAACCTAAAAAATCTGGTAGCCTTTTGATACTAACACAAGACATTTCTTGTCAAAAATAACTTAGATATTTTTATGGTAACTAACATCGATTACAAGTTATATACTGGTACtaatataatgaataaaatattagcatttatATTTAGAAATTAACCAATTATGAATTTTTAGTAAATGGATCTTATATTAAGTTAGGTTTCCTGTTGAGACTGAGATAACACTGGGAGCAAATAATTAAGTATTAAAACTAGCAGTTAAAATATTCTGTCCAAATTTGGCAattttatatcttatttatGAGTTACCTTTAACCATTCTTCAATAAATAATGTctaattaaacaattttaattgttacatttacatatattaaaatcaacaatgtaaatactactttccaccttgagacatgagttctaagtctcagttccaTAGATTAAGGGCTGTTCCATCCATGAAATTGAAACTCATTACAGTTTCACAGAAGAAATGGACAGAGTGGTACCAATCTATGTGGGCTCAAGATTGtcaagatgccctaccaccagtaaaaagaatgatacaatataaataaatgtcccTGTGCCAAACAAGTGgtaaaattttgataatttgAAATTGTAAAGGCACACttgaacaaaaaacaaattgatttagagacaataagaaaatttgaaataaacttGGTGTTAGATGaaacattcaaaattaaatgtgtgCAGAGGTTTCCTAAAAAAATGGTATTTCTTCAACAAAAATTAACGATAATTCGAATATAGGTTTAACAATAGAATGTTACCAGTGTAATACTTCTTCAACTATGGAGTGCGGTGATGGTCTGATGCAATTGGATGGTGGGATATTGAAGCCAATGCCATGTGATCATGTCTATGATGCACGTTACTGCATCAAACATACAGGTTTCACTGTGTGATTTTGTGTTGATTCTATGGTTTGCATGTATGAACTAGCTTTTCGAGCACTGCTTAAATTGTTTGATAGTTAACACAAATGAAAAAATACACTAAACATGTTAATATGTGTTTCAAAATATGAGAGCCAaacattttaaacaataaatactatTCTTTATCATTACAAATTTCGCAAAATTATCTTATGTTACATAGGCTTTGCTATGTAACCATACTACATTATTTCTGTTTCAGTACATaatagaatgtttcaaaataccAGTAAATAAACTAGATACTAACTCAAAATGTCTACTTAGTTTCTTTAATATCACTAATGCACTGTGTTTTAGTTTTACAGCACATGAGTCACAACAAAATTTACTAACAGGTGTTGGGAATGTACATTTTGTAAGTATTAGTTCAAAATATGTAGATTCAACTCACTAACTTTGGTGCTTCATTTAtctactaaattattattaatactgttaCAGAGCTGATATTTAATCATCATATAAGAGCTATCAAGTTAAATATAAACTGACAATataataaattgatttattttattcatacaaACATAGTTTTAAGGATGTAAATTTATCAGATAATTATATAATCATTTTGGGATGTGTATTAAGACTGGAAATTTAAAAGTGAGTTGTGATATTCAAGTTGTGaggtctatgggttctagtaatcACTCAATACCAGTTAGCTGTGGGCTAATTCACTAGCCTATAGCCAAATAAATGAGAAAAATGTATCAATTGAAAGGAGCAGTTTGGTCATGCGCCTTGCATTGTTGATGTCGCTGAGTGACAGTACTGACTTACTAAAGGGTGTGCTGTATGTTCATCTGCCCACAATGTCAATAAGAAATGATGTCAAccactattatttataataacaataatttcattacaTGAATTCACTACTCACCTCCAGTTGTAGAGGTTCATATGTTCAATTGAATACTAATCATGGGTATCCTACTTTTCAAACGGGAACTAAGATTGTTTTGTGACAGAAATACAATACTACCCACTTGGACAGATTCACACCCTATAGAAGTATAGGATTATGTAGGTACTAAATACCACTAACACTGGCTGATGAAAGGAAAGTTATGAGTTGATTATATGTTGAGAAATTTACTAGTTCTTAATGTCAATTAGTTTAAATCCCATGTCATGTTTAGGTGGCATGTTTCATACTTCATAAGGTCTACACTATCTCAGGTTTATGTAGTTAATCTAAATACCCTATCACATTATGTTgtcaataacaaataataagtaactaaaattttaaacttggtAAATATGTTACTATTGTTCCTAAATATCTAATTTCGTATTTATATTTCTAGGTGGTATAAGCACAAAGAGATTCTGTTCGTCTTTAGACCTTGGCAACTACTGTGATTATGTCAGACAACGGGGAGACAAATTAGAATATAGAACTTGCATCTACACTTGTAGCACAGATGGTTGCAATTCTGCTTCCAATATTGGTGTAtctatattatttctatttttaggaGTATTTGTATTGACATTTAGTatcttttaaatgttttaatattttaaaaacgtaaGAGTACATTCATTCCATATTTGATAAATTTTGTATCCGTCCATTATGttgtgatttttataaaatatttttacaactgTACTGATTAGTTAGATTTTGTTAATATGCTTTATATCACAAGTcgtcactgttttttttttataagatgtaaatcaattttagataatatttcaataaaacatttatgaTATTctcatgtttttaaattaaatgaaactctCATTCAaacatttattgaaaatttgtgCTACATTCaagcattatataaaaaaatacatgttgaCAATAAACATTGACACTAACATTGCCAAGTAATTACAAACTAGCCAGCTAATAcatattaatactttttattttccgATCACCACTTCATGCAATAACATTATATTGCAAACTGGaatgtataattataattaaagctcaaaaacttttttttttatatagaaatGTAAAGTGTGGTGCAGGGTGCTGTTGTAACCGTTCCAGACTCAGTTTCATTGACAACTTATTTTCATGACTTACAGACACAAAGTATGAATGTATAAAAATGATACAtagatttgtatattttttcagCTTAGGTGTATTCCATTAGACTCCTTCAATTACGATTACAATACACCCTGTACCAATGTCATTTTAAATTCCTCgaaattgaaaatgaatttattaaaatcatacTTCCATTCCTATATTTTCTTTTCATAGTTAGCAAGTCAAAATAGCGATACCAAAGCGATAAACACCTTCACTTATAAGAAAATCATTTAGTAAGTTTAGCTTTCGGTAAAAATGCCTTTGATTGAAGAATGACGATTGAGGcatgttttaaaatatag
Coding sequences:
- the LOC101740632 gene encoding U-scoloptoxin(05)-Er1a isoform X1, giving the protein MSRCLTFSILFVLFTTFKTVFSINCYQCSGTDSNNPFECNEFLDGDVDLVPIDCATIHDAQYCIKHVGRFEGLTIECYQCNTSSTMECGDGLMQLDGGILKPMPCDHVYDARYCIKHTGGISTKRFCSSLDLGNYCDYVRQRGDKLEYRTCIYTCSTDGCNSASNIGVSILFLFLGVFVLTFSIF
- the LOC101740632 gene encoding U-scoloptoxin(05)-Sm1a isoform X2 produces the protein MSRCLTFSILFVLFTTFKTVFSINCYQCSGTDSNNPFECNEFLDGDVDLVPIDCATIHDAQYCIKHVGRFEGGISTKRFCSSLDLGNYCDYVRQRGDKLEYRTCIYTCSTDGCNSASNIGVSILFLFLGVFVLTFSIF